Below is a window of Syntrophorhabdus sp. DNA.
AAAAGTACACCATCTCCTTCGACTCGCCGTAGGCATGCGGCCTGCCGCCCCCGAACTCGTTGATGAAGACCCAGGCTGTTATCTCGCCCGGGTCGATGATCGTCTTGCCTTCCTCCGTTTTCTTCCAGAAGAGCATGCCGCGGTTGAAGCGGGAGCAATGCTTCTCGGGGAACCTGCAGGCGTCCTCGCTTGCCTTCCGGAACCTCTCCTGCCATAGCTCCATATTGGCGGGCCTCAAGTCCACCCATTCCCGCTCGGCCCATCTATCGATGCTGGCGGCTGTGACGGTCCATGGTCTCTCCTCCCAGTCCTTGTCTTTCACGGCCCGCCTGGCGAAGATAAGGCGTTCCCCATCGGGCAGGAGGATGGGTATTCCGATGGAGATGGGAGCGCTGCGCATCCCGGGATCGACCTCGAGAAGCTTTTCCAGCGAGTAGGCGAGACGCCCGGGCGTAACGGTAAGGGCGTCCTCCACGGTGCCGTAGCTTTGCTTGATAAGCTTGCATTCGGTGATGAGCTTTGACATTCTCGGTCCCAGGAACCCGTAGGCAACGCCCCCACCGCCGAGACGGGTGGCCTCTTCGATCGCGTCCCTGCGCAGGATGCCCGCCCTGAAGGTCGGCTCCATCACCGAATTGTCGACCGCCGCGATGACATCCTTTGACGAATTGACACCTATGATGTTCATGATCGTGTGATGAGCGATGTCCTCGGGGGTGACGAATTCCATGAGACCGAGGGAGGTGATCGCCTTGAACTCGTCGATGGAAAAGACGCCGTTCTCGCCGGTATCGATGTACACCCCTTCGATCTGTCCGTTACCCGGGGAGGCTTCCGTATCCGTTTCCTCGTAGGAGAAGGTCGAACCTTCCATCAGCCGGAAAGCGCCTTCCACAGGGCAGTCATAAAGCGGATAGCCCCTGTTGCCCCGCCGTATGACCCCCTTTCCTATGTCCTTCCATCCGATCATCGCGGCGGGCTTTATCTCCTTGATGATGGGCCACCCCGGGGTCTTGCTCAGGGTATAAAGCAACATGGTGTGGGCGCCGGCCGTCGCGGCCTTCGTCATGAGGAGCCTCGATGGGTTCTCTTCGCCATGGGTGAAGGGGATGTTGAGGCCCATCCCGCCCGTCCCGGTGGTGCCGATCTTGAGATAGAG
It encodes the following:
- a CDS encoding short-chain dehydrogenase, which codes for MEIEGKNVLVLGAYGEAGIAICRQILRYLPAELVVTSLTEEEAQWALKELEPETPSYCKVRASWGNVFVRWSLKDMRLADIAASREHIRTMVDDNLDELTEDILAASTLYRVVTEYRPEIIVDCINTATALSYQNIYHAYNTMEGTDGRWADARDLPYHLLSAVTIPPLIRHVQILHESMKRSGTRLYLKIGTTGTGGMGLNIPFTHGEENPSRLLMTKAATAGAHTMLLYTLSKTPGWPIIKEIKPAAMIGWKDIGKGVIRRGNRGYPLYDCPVEGAFRLMEGSTFSYEETDTEASPGNGQIEGVYIDTGENGVFSIDEFKAITSLGLMEFVTPEDIAHHTIMNIIGVNSSKDVIAAVDNSVMEPTFRAGILRRDAIEEATRLGGGGVAYGFLGPRMSKLITECKLIKQSYGTVEDALTVTPGRLAYSLEKLLEVDPGMRSAPISIGIPILLPDGERLIFARRAVKDKDWEERPWTVTAASIDRWAEREWVDLRPANMELWQERFRKASEDACRFPEKHCSRFNRGMLFWKKTEEGKTIIDPGEITAWVFINEFGGGRPHAYGESKEMVYF